Proteins encoded in a region of the Cygnus olor isolate bCygOlo1 chromosome 4, bCygOlo1.pri.v2, whole genome shotgun sequence genome:
- the GPAT3 gene encoding glycerol-3-phosphate acyltransferase 3 isoform X2, producing MEKEIAGLHRMEFQFSDIFYFCRKGFEAIVEDEVTQRFSSEELVSWNLLTRTNVNFHYISLRLTVVWVIGVMVRYCFLLPLRFTLAAIGITSMIVGTTLVGQLPNSSVKNYLSEVVHLTCSRILVRALSGTIHYHNRENKPQKGGICVANHTSPIDAIILTNDGCYAMVGQVHGGLMGVIQRATVKACPHVWFERSEIKDRHLVTKRLREHVANKSKLPILIFPEGTCINNTSVMMFKKGSFEIGGTIYPVAIKYDPQFGDAFWNSSKYNIVSYLLRIMTSWAIVCNVWYMPPMVRKEGEDAVQFANRVRSAIAHQGGLAELPWDGGLKRAKVKDSFKEEQQKNYSKMLVRNGSIGSLPTGTESD from the exons ATGGAGAAAGAAATTGCAGGTCTACATCGAATGGAGTTCCAGTTCTCCGACATATtctatttctgtagaaaaggcTTTGAGGCCATTGTGGAAGATGAAGTCACCCAAAGGTTTTCCTCTGAAGAGCTGGTCTCCTGGAACCTCCTCACAAGGACTAATGTCAACTTCCACTACATCAGCCTGAGGCTCACTGTTGTGTGGGTCATTGGAGTTATGGTGCGGTACTGCTTCCTGCTGCCGCTACG ctttacTCTTGCTGCTATTGGGATTACCTCAATGATTGTGGGGACAACGCTGGTAGGTCAGCTGCCAAACAGCAG TGTGAAAAACTATCTGAGCGAAGTGGTCCACCTCACGTGCTCCCGGATCCTTGTCAGAGCTCTGTCTGGGACTATCCATTACCATAACAG ggaaaacaaacctCAGAAAGGAGGCATTTGTGTTGCCAACCACACATCACCCATAGATGCGATCATTTTGACCAATGATGGATGCTATGCAATG GTTGGCCAGGTTCATGGTGGACTAATGGGAGTCATTCAGAGAGCAACTGTGAAGgcctgtcctcatgtctggTTTGAGCGCTCAGAAATTAAAGACCGCCATCTAGTGACAAAAAG GCTCAGGGAACATGTGGCAAATAAGAGCAAGCTTCCAATCTTAATTTTTCCAGAAG GCACCTGTATAAATAATACATCTGTGATGATGTTCAAGAAAGGGAGCTTTGAAATAGGAGGGACAATCTACCCTGTTGCAATCAAG TACGATCCTCAGTTTGGAGATGCGTTCTGGAACAGCAGCAAATACAACATTGTCAGCTATCTGCTGCGGATCATGACCAGCTGGGCCATTGTTTGCAATGTGTGGTACATGCCACCCATGGTTAGAAAG gaaggagaagatgcTGTTCAGTTTGCCAACCGAGTGAGGTCAGCCATTGCTCACCAAGGAGGACTGGCTGAACTTCCCTG GGATGGAGGCCTGAAACGAGCTAAAGTCAAAGATAGTTTCaaggaagaacagcagaaaaactaCAGCAAGATGCTAGTGAGAAATGGATCAATAGGAAGTCTGCCTACAGGAACAGAGTCAGACTGA